From the genome of Lysinibacter sp. HNR:
GTGGTGTGAACGCCAATAACGCACTCTCCACACCCCATTTTATCGTCCTTGAACCAGATGGGGGCACCGCTCTGGCCGCTAAACGTGTCAATCAGGTACCAGAACCTTCGATCGGTATGGGGGTAGAGAGCGCCAAAGCTTTGAAACATGTAGTGGTTGCCCAACTGTTGCCTTTTATCACCGGGATAGCCCGTAATCCAGGCTTCTGTGACCGGATTATTCTTTAGATCGCGATATCCCATGTGGCCGTTGACCTTTCCTGCGTTGCAATCAAGCTGGATGATGCCCCAATCGGAAGTTGAGTTTTTGTCTTGTGTCCACCACTCGGACACAATCAGTCTCTCTGCCGAACACTTAAAGCTCTGCGTTGGCCCATTTTTCTCAAATGTTGCTGTGACATTGGTCACCCATTCGGATGTGGGACCCCTCCCACGAAGACAGTGCGCCGCGGTGAGCACGGTGTTTTCTCCGACGAGGGAGCCGGTGCACGAGTATCGGCTCCCGTTTTTCTCGAACTGGATAAGGGGGATCTGGTTGTATGGGGCCTGTGAGATGTCTGTTACTTGCGTTCTCTCGTCTTTCCCAATGATAGCGTAGGGCGAGGGGGGCGTGTCTACGGGGGCTTCCTGTGTTGACTCGGTCGGCTCAGACGGGTTATGCATTTTCGTGTCGCTCCGTGAGTTTTCACGGGAGAGATCCGCGATGTTTCCCGTGCCCCTGCCTGCCGGGGTGGTGACTACTCCGGAATGATTTACGATGATCGTGTTTCCGAGGTTGTCAACAAGCGTGACGATGCCAGGGTTTGCCTCCGCGGCGGTTGTAGACCCCAGGGCAAGGACCACCGCAAGGCTCGTCAGAGTGAGATTTACGCGGGTGCGTTGACGGCGATCATATGGCGTTTTAATCATTATGTACTCCTCGAATTTCCTCGAGCGCTGAGGGCAATAGGCTAACCGCGATGATAA
Proteins encoded in this window:
- a CDS encoding trypsin-like serine protease, translated to MIKTPYDRRQRTRVNLTLTSLAVVLALGSTTAAEANPGIVTLVDNLGNTIIVNHSGVVTTPAGRGTGNIADLSRENSRSDTKMHNPSEPTESTQEAPVDTPPSPYAIIGKDERTQVTDISQAPYNQIPLIQFEKNGSRYSCTGSLVGENTVLTAAHCLRGRGPTSEWVTNVTATFEKNGPTQSFKCSAERLIVSEWWTQDKNSTSDWGIIQLDCNAGKVNGHMGYRDLKNNPVTEAWITGYPGDKRQQLGNHYMFQSFGALYPHTDRRFWYLIDTFSGQSGAPIWFKDDKMGCGECVIGVHTTSNAGAQRNSGVRMTTPIKSSIDHFTAQ